A single Curtobacterium sp. MCJR17_020 DNA region contains:
- the sufC gene encoding Fe-S cluster assembly ATPase SufC codes for MSTLEIRDLQVSIDTDQGTKEILKGVDLTINEGEIHAIMGPNGSGKSTLAYTIAGHPRYNVVGGSITLDGEDVLAMSVDERARAGMFLAMQYPVEIPGVTVSNFLRTAKTAIDGEAPALRGWIKELRQSMADLKMDSSFAERNVNEGFSGGEKKRHEIMQLELLKPRFAVLDETDSGLDVDALKIVSEGVNRAKAATGLGVLLITHYTRILRYIKPDFVHVFVAGKVAEQGGPELADRLENEGYDRYVQAAAASAAEAQA; via the coding sequence ATGTCCACTCTGGAAATCCGCGACCTCCAGGTCTCGATCGACACCGATCAGGGCACCAAGGAGATCCTCAAGGGTGTCGACCTCACGATCAACGAGGGCGAGATCCACGCGATCATGGGGCCGAACGGCTCCGGCAAGTCCACGCTGGCGTACACGATCGCCGGGCACCCCCGGTACAACGTCGTCGGCGGCTCGATCACCCTCGACGGCGAGGACGTCCTCGCGATGAGCGTCGACGAGCGCGCCCGTGCCGGCATGTTCCTGGCGATGCAGTACCCGGTCGAGATCCCCGGCGTGACGGTGTCGAACTTCCTCCGCACCGCCAAGACGGCGATCGACGGCGAGGCCCCGGCCCTGCGCGGCTGGATCAAGGAGCTCCGCCAGTCGATGGCCGACCTCAAGATGGACTCGTCGTTCGCCGAGCGCAACGTCAACGAGGGCTTCTCCGGTGGCGAGAAGAAGCGCCACGAGATCATGCAGCTCGAGCTCCTCAAGCCCCGCTTCGCCGTGCTCGACGAGACCGACTCCGGCCTGGACGTCGACGCGCTGAAGATCGTGTCCGAGGGTGTGAACCGCGCCAAGGCCGCGACCGGCCTGGGCGTGCTGCTCATCACGCACTACACGCGCATCCTGCGCTACATCAAGCCGGACTTCGTGCACGTGTTCGTCGCGGGCAAGGTCGCCGAGCAGGGTGGCCCGGAGCTCGCCGACCGCCTCGAGAACGAGGGCTACGACCGCTACGTGCAGGCCGCGGCTGCGTCCGCCGCCGAGGCGCAGGCCTGA
- a CDS encoding non-heme iron oxygenase ferredoxin subunit: MPTKVCAESEIAVDSPMRAVVDGTAVAIVKDSSGTVHAIGDTCTHGDISLAEGFIEGDTLECWAHGSRFSLATGKPQNFPAYEPVPVFRVEVREGDVYVDVHDPVPVD; this comes from the coding sequence ATGCCCACGAAGGTCTGCGCGGAGTCCGAGATCGCGGTGGACAGCCCCATGCGCGCCGTCGTCGACGGCACCGCGGTGGCCATCGTGAAGGACTCGTCCGGCACCGTGCACGCCATCGGCGACACCTGCACCCACGGGGACATCTCGCTGGCCGAGGGGTTCATCGAGGGCGACACGCTCGAGTGCTGGGCCCACGGCTCCCGCTTCTCGCTCGCCACGGGGAAGCCGCAGAACTTCCCGGCGTACGAGCCCGTCCCGGTCTTCCGGGTCGAGGTGCGCGAGGGCGACGTCTACGTCGACGTGCACGATCCCGTCCCCGTCGACTGA
- the sufD gene encoding Fe-S cluster assembly protein SufD: MSSTTPPHIDQPIEPAAPAQGAEQHGAGAHSDGGWDAPDKKIPVQTRSERFQSGDLEAFPTVTGREVNWKFAPLAKLQPLLDGGLDGSAYRFLARQSDGADVEWGRSDDPRVGTAGLPEDRAAAAAWSARDAVLAVTITATEAHEFITITRSDFGTQPRAAHTVITAEPHAQGIVVLDNRGSALLSENIEIVVQDGARLTVVSLQDWDDDAVHVSTHFAEVGRDAFLKHVVVSLGGDVIRVNPSTHLGAQGADTEMYGVYFADAGQYIEQQVYVNHDAPNTRGRVNYKGALQGKGAHTVWIGDVLIGRAGDGTDSYEQNRNLVLTDGTRADSIPNLEIETGNIEGAGHASATGRFDDEQLFYLQARGIPEEEARRLVVLGFLVEVIQKIGAPELEERLIAAVEQELADGRSAVVAPAEADA; the protein is encoded by the coding sequence ATGTCCAGCACCACCCCTCCCCACATCGACCAGCCGATCGAGCCCGCGGCACCCGCCCAGGGTGCCGAACAGCACGGCGCCGGAGCCCACTCCGACGGCGGCTGGGACGCCCCGGACAAGAAGATCCCGGTCCAGACCCGCTCCGAGCGGTTCCAGTCCGGCGACCTCGAGGCGTTCCCGACCGTCACCGGCCGAGAGGTCAACTGGAAGTTCGCGCCCCTGGCGAAGCTCCAGCCGCTCCTCGACGGCGGTCTCGACGGATCCGCCTACCGGTTCCTCGCCCGCCAGTCCGACGGTGCCGACGTCGAGTGGGGTCGCAGCGACGACCCCCGCGTCGGCACCGCCGGTCTGCCCGAGGACCGTGCAGCGGCCGCTGCGTGGTCCGCGCGCGACGCCGTCCTCGCCGTCACCATCACGGCGACCGAGGCGCACGAGTTCATCACCATCACGCGTTCCGACTTCGGCACGCAGCCCCGAGCGGCGCACACGGTCATCACGGCCGAGCCGCACGCCCAGGGCATCGTCGTGCTCGACAACCGCGGCAGCGCACTGCTCAGCGAGAACATCGAGATCGTCGTGCAGGACGGCGCACGCCTGACCGTCGTCAGCCTGCAGGACTGGGACGACGACGCGGTGCACGTCTCGACGCACTTCGCCGAGGTCGGCCGCGACGCCTTCCTGAAGCACGTCGTGGTCTCGCTCGGCGGCGACGTCATCCGGGTCAACCCCTCGACGCACCTCGGTGCGCAGGGCGCCGACACCGAGATGTACGGCGTGTACTTCGCCGACGCCGGTCAGTACATCGAGCAGCAGGTCTACGTGAACCACGATGCGCCGAACACGCGCGGTCGGGTCAACTACAAGGGCGCGCTGCAGGGCAAGGGCGCGCACACCGTGTGGATCGGTGACGTGCTCATCGGTCGCGCCGGTGACGGCACCGACTCGTACGAGCAGAACCGCAACCTCGTGCTGACCGACGGCACCCGTGCCGACAGCATCCCGAACCTCGAGATCGAGACGGGCAACATCGAGGGCGCCGGCCACGCGAGTGCGACCGGTCGCTTCGACGACGAGCAGCTGTTCTACCTGCAGGCCCGCGGCATCCCCGAGGAAGAAGCGCGTCGTCTCGTCGTGCTCGGCTTCCTGGTCGAGGTCATCCAGAAGATCGGTGCGCCCGAGCTCGAGGAACGACTCATCGCCGCAGTCGAGCAGGAGCTCGCCGACGGTCGCTCGGCGGTCGTCGCGCCGGCGGAGGCCGACGCCTGA
- the sufB gene encoding Fe-S cluster assembly protein SufB encodes MSDVLIDRPELEGLGQYEFGWSDSDSAGASARRGVSDEVVTDISNLKHEPEWMLKNRLKGLQLFGRKPMPTWGADLTGIDFDNIKYFVRSTEKQAQSWEDLPEDIRATYEKLGIPEAERQRLVAGVAAQYESEVVYHQIREDLEQQGVIFMDTDTALREHPELFQEYFGTVIPAGDNKFAALNTAVWSGGSFVYVPKGVHVEIPLQAYFRINTENMGQFERTLIIADEDSYVHYIEGCTAPIYKSDSLHSAVVEIIVKKNARVRYTTIQNWSNNVYNLVTKRAIAHEGATMEWIDGNIGSKVTMKYPSIYLAGEHAKGETLSVAFAGPGQHQDAGAKMIHMAPYTTSSIVSKSIARGGGRAGYRGEVRVDPAAHHAANTVRCDALLVDTISRSDTYPAIDIRVDDVQLGHEATVSRVSEEQLFYLMSRGMAEDEAMAMIVRGFIEPIARELPMEYALELNKLIEMSMEGSVG; translated from the coding sequence ATGTCCGACGTGCTCATCGACCGTCCCGAGCTCGAAGGGCTCGGGCAATACGAGTTCGGCTGGTCCGACTCCGACTCCGCCGGGGCCTCGGCCCGCCGTGGGGTCTCGGACGAGGTCGTGACCGACATCTCGAACCTCAAGCACGAGCCCGAGTGGATGCTCAAGAACCGGCTCAAGGGCCTGCAGCTCTTCGGCCGCAAGCCGATGCCGACGTGGGGTGCCGACCTGACGGGCATCGACTTCGACAACATCAAGTACTTCGTGCGCTCGACCGAGAAGCAGGCGCAGTCGTGGGAGGACCTCCCCGAGGACATCCGCGCGACCTACGAGAAGCTCGGCATCCCCGAGGCCGAGCGCCAGCGCCTCGTCGCCGGCGTCGCCGCGCAGTACGAGTCCGAGGTCGTGTACCACCAGATCCGCGAGGACCTGGAGCAGCAGGGTGTCATCTTCATGGACACCGACACGGCGCTCCGCGAGCACCCCGAGCTCTTCCAGGAGTACTTCGGCACCGTGATCCCGGCCGGCGACAACAAGTTCGCCGCGCTGAACACGGCCGTGTGGTCCGGTGGTTCGTTCGTCTACGTCCCCAAGGGCGTCCACGTCGAGATCCCGCTCCAGGCCTACTTCCGGATCAACACCGAGAACATGGGCCAGTTCGAGCGGACGCTGATCATCGCGGACGAGGACTCCTACGTGCACTACATCGAGGGCTGCACCGCGCCGATCTACAAGTCGGACTCGCTGCACTCGGCCGTCGTCGAGATCATCGTGAAGAAGAACGCCCGCGTGCGCTACACGACGATCCAGAACTGGTCGAACAACGTCTACAACCTGGTGACCAAGCGTGCGATCGCGCACGAGGGCGCCACGATGGAGTGGATCGACGGCAACATCGGCTCCAAGGTGACGATGAAGTACCCGTCGATCTACCTCGCCGGTGAGCACGCCAAGGGCGAGACCCTGTCCGTCGCGTTCGCCGGCCCCGGCCAGCACCAGGACGCCGGCGCGAAGATGATCCACATGGCGCCGTACACGACGTCGTCGATCGTCTCGAAGTCGATCGCCCGTGGCGGCGGTCGTGCGGGCTACCGCGGCGAGGTCCGGGTCGACCCGGCGGCGCACCACGCAGCGAACACCGTGCGGTGTGACGCGCTGCTCGTCGACACCATCAGCCGGAGCGACACGTACCCGGCGATCGACATCCGCGTCGACGACGTCCAGCTCGGGCACGAGGCCACGGTCTCGCGCGTGAGCGAGGAGCAGCTCTTCTACCTGATGTCCCGCGGCATGGCCGAGGACGAAGCGATGGCGATGATCGTCCGTGGTTTCATCGAGCCGATCGCCCGCGAGCTCCCGATGGAGTACGCGCTCGAACTCAACAAGCTCATCGAGATGAGCATGGAAGGATCCGTCGGCTAG
- a CDS encoding COX15/CtaA family protein, protein MTRVGPPVDQDLRTARWWSLPRVVDRRVIALAWASFVVEVVLIGTGGLVRLTASGLGCPTWPKCTADSLVSTPEMGIHGIIEFGNRLLTFVLVIVAIAMFLAVVRMLRTRPELFWLAFAQGVAIPVQAVIGGLSVLTNLNPFVVGLHFVVSAALTSVTAALVYRTMHGPRTSHRLVPGWYTGVVRGTVAAVVVTVLVGILTTGSGPHAGADEAVDGGMLHRTGFDPAVMEHVHAWPAYALFALTLVLVVGAVRLRISSKWALLLLVVEFLQIAVGLTQARTGLPVGLVGTHMVLAGLLVGATTAVVLATRASAGREAVREPLDAA, encoded by the coding sequence GTGACTCGCGTCGGACCCCCCGTCGACCAGGATCTCCGGACCGCACGGTGGTGGTCGCTCCCCCGGGTGGTCGATCGCCGGGTCATCGCGCTGGCGTGGGCCTCGTTCGTCGTCGAGGTCGTGTTGATCGGCACCGGCGGCCTCGTCAGGCTGACCGCGTCGGGCCTCGGATGCCCCACCTGGCCCAAGTGCACGGCGGATTCGCTCGTGTCGACGCCCGAGATGGGCATCCACGGGATCATCGAGTTCGGGAACCGACTGCTCACCTTCGTGCTCGTCATCGTGGCGATCGCGATGTTCCTGGCGGTCGTCCGGATGCTCCGCACGCGCCCCGAACTGTTCTGGCTCGCGTTCGCTCAGGGCGTGGCGATCCCGGTCCAGGCCGTCATCGGCGGGCTCAGCGTGCTCACGAACCTCAACCCCTTCGTCGTCGGGCTGCACTTCGTCGTGTCCGCCGCCCTGACCTCGGTCACCGCGGCCCTGGTCTACCGGACGATGCACGGCCCCCGCACCAGCCACCGCCTCGTGCCCGGCTGGTACACCGGCGTCGTCCGCGGCACCGTCGCCGCCGTCGTGGTCACCGTGCTCGTCGGCATCCTGACGACCGGCAGCGGCCCGCACGCCGGCGCCGACGAGGCCGTCGACGGCGGGATGCTGCACCGCACGGGCTTCGACCCCGCGGTCATGGAGCACGTGCACGCCTGGCCCGCGTACGCCCTGTTCGCGCTGACCCTCGTGCTCGTCGTCGGCGCCGTCCGGCTCCGGATCTCGAGCAAGTGGGCGCTGTTGCTGCTCGTCGTCGAGTTCCTGCAGATCGCCGTCGGCCTGACCCAGGCCCGCACGGGCCTGCCCGTCGGACTGGTGGGCACGCACATGGTGCTCGCCGGGCTGCTCGTCGGTGCCACCACGGCGGTCGTGCTCGCCACGCGCGCCAGCGCCGGTCGCGAGGCCGTGCGCGAACCACTCGACGCTGCCTGA
- a CDS encoding heme o synthase → MTRPDTDRPRSTLSRKVRAYVSLTKPRVMELLLVTTAPTMFLAERGVPDLWLVFWTMLGGAMSAGSASAFNCYIDRDIDRLMKRTSTRPLVTGELSDREALVFSWILGVLSTAVLGFLVNWLAAALSVIAILIYVFVYTLWLKRRTPQNIVWGGSAGCMPVLIGWAGVTGSLTWAPVILFMVIFLWTPPHYWPLSMKYRDDYDAADVPMLAVVRGRTVVGLQVVLYAWATLVCSLLLIPVAHMGPLYTVVALAGGIWFVVESHRLYSRAIQHVEHVQPMRVFHSSITYLTLLFIAVGIDPLLPQVFTF, encoded by the coding sequence GTGACCAGGCCCGACACCGATCGACCCCGATCGACGCTGTCCCGCAAGGTCCGTGCGTACGTCTCGTTGACCAAGCCGCGGGTCATGGAGCTGCTGCTCGTGACCACCGCGCCGACCATGTTCCTGGCCGAGCGTGGCGTGCCGGACCTCTGGCTCGTCTTCTGGACGATGCTCGGCGGCGCGATGTCCGCCGGTTCGGCGTCGGCCTTCAACTGCTACATCGACCGTGACATCGACCGCCTGATGAAGCGGACGAGCACCCGCCCGCTGGTGACCGGTGAGCTCTCGGACCGCGAAGCCCTCGTGTTCTCGTGGATCCTCGGCGTCCTGTCGACGGCGGTGCTCGGGTTCCTGGTGAACTGGCTCGCCGCGGCCCTGAGCGTCATCGCGATCCTCATCTACGTGTTCGTCTACACGCTGTGGCTCAAGCGCCGCACTCCGCAGAACATCGTGTGGGGCGGCTCGGCCGGCTGCATGCCCGTGCTCATCGGCTGGGCGGGCGTCACCGGATCGCTCACCTGGGCCCCGGTCATCCTCTTCATGGTGATCTTCCTCTGGACGCCGCCGCACTACTGGCCGCTGTCGATGAAGTACCGCGACGACTACGACGCCGCCGACGTCCCGATGCTCGCCGTGGTCCGCGGTCGCACCGTGGTCGGCCTGCAGGTCGTGCTCTACGCCTGGGCGACGCTCGTCTGCTCGCTCCTGCTCATCCCCGTTGCGCACATGGGCCCGCTGTACACCGTGGTCGCACTGGCCGGTGGCATCTGGTTCGTCGTCGAGTCGCACCGGCTGTACTCGCGGGCGATCCAGCACGTCGAGCACGTGCAGCCAATGCGGGTGTTCCACAGCTCGATCACGTACCTGACGCTGCTCTTCATCGCCGTGGGCATCGACCCGCTGCTGCCCCAGGTCTTCACCTTCTAG
- the tkt gene encoding transketolase, whose protein sequence is MAEFTWDAIDRKAVDTARVLAADSVEAAGNGHPGTAMSLAPLAHLLFQKVMRRDPSDSTWIGRDRFILSAGHASILQYVQFYLHGYGLELEDLQHLRKWGSKTPGHPEYGHTDGVEITTGPLGQGLASSVGFAYAQRFERGLFDPETPAGQSPFDHFTYVIAGDGDMQEGVTNEAGSLAGRQQLGNLIAFYDSNQISIEDNTDIAFSESVPERYEALGWHVQIVDWKKTGEYSEDAVELHAAIEAAQQVTDKPSLIVLKTIIGWPSPTKQNSGKIHGSALGADEIKGLKEVLGFDTAKTFEVAPEVLEYTRGAVAKGQAQHAEWQKAFDAWAAANADKKALFDRVNAKELPADLEAALPVFPTDKAVSTRAASGKVINAIAPLMPEFWGGSADLAESNLTTIEGAKSFGPAEASTTTWSTDPYGRVLHFGIREHAMGSILNGIVLHGNTRPFGGTFLIFSDYMRPAVRLAALMGAPAIYVWTHDSVALGEDGPTHQPIEQVSSLRAIPGLDVVRPADANEVAYAWLEMLKHTDRPAGIALSRQNLPVFERGEGDASGEVFASAKNVAKGAYILAEAPNGTPDVILIATGSEVQIAVEAREQLKAEGINARVVSAPSIEWFRAQSENYQDQVLPKDVTARVSVEAGIAMSWRDIVGDKGRSVSIEHFGASADYQTLFKEFGFTTEHVVAAAKESIAAS, encoded by the coding sequence GTGGCTGAATTCACCTGGGACGCCATCGACCGGAAGGCCGTCGACACGGCCCGCGTTCTCGCCGCCGACTCGGTCGAGGCCGCCGGCAACGGTCACCCCGGCACCGCGATGAGCCTCGCGCCGCTCGCACACCTGCTCTTCCAGAAGGTGATGCGTCGCGACCCGAGCGACTCCACCTGGATCGGCCGCGACCGCTTCATCCTCTCCGCCGGTCACGCCTCGATCCTGCAGTACGTGCAGTTCTACCTGCACGGCTACGGCCTCGAGCTCGAAGACCTCCAGCACCTGCGCAAGTGGGGCTCGAAGACCCCGGGTCACCCGGAGTACGGCCACACCGACGGTGTCGAGATCACCACCGGCCCGCTCGGCCAGGGCCTCGCGTCCTCGGTCGGCTTCGCCTACGCCCAGCGCTTCGAGCGCGGCCTGTTCGACCCGGAGACCCCGGCCGGCCAGTCGCCGTTCGACCACTTCACCTACGTGATCGCCGGTGACGGCGACATGCAGGAGGGCGTCACGAACGAGGCGGGCTCGCTCGCCGGCCGGCAGCAGCTCGGCAACCTGATCGCGTTCTACGACTCGAACCAGATCTCGATCGAGGACAACACCGACATCGCGTTCTCGGAGAGCGTCCCCGAGCGCTACGAGGCGCTCGGCTGGCACGTCCAGATCGTCGACTGGAAGAAGACCGGCGAGTACTCCGAGGACGCCGTGGAGCTCCACGCCGCGATCGAGGCCGCTCAGCAGGTCACCGACAAGCCGTCGCTCATCGTCCTCAAGACGATCATCGGCTGGCCGTCGCCGACCAAGCAGAACTCCGGCAAGATCCACGGTTCGGCGCTCGGCGCCGACGAGATCAAGGGCCTCAAGGAGGTCCTCGGCTTCGACACCGCGAAGACCTTCGAGGTCGCTCCCGAGGTCCTCGAGTACACCCGCGGCGCCGTCGCCAAGGGCCAGGCGCAGCACGCCGAGTGGCAGAAGGCCTTCGACGCGTGGGCTGCCGCCAACGCCGACAAGAAGGCGCTGTTCGACCGCGTCAACGCCAAGGAGCTCCCCGCGGACCTCGAGGCAGCACTGCCGGTCTTCCCGACCGACAAGGCCGTCTCGACCCGTGCCGCCTCCGGCAAGGTCATCAACGCCATCGCACCGCTGATGCCCGAGTTCTGGGGTGGCTCGGCCGACCTCGCCGAGTCGAACCTCACCACGATCGAGGGCGCCAAGTCCTTCGGTCCGGCCGAGGCCTCGACGACGACGTGGAGCACCGACCCGTACGGCCGTGTGCTGCACTTCGGCATCCGCGAGCACGCCATGGGCTCGATCCTCAACGGCATCGTCCTGCACGGGAACACCCGCCCCTTCGGCGGCACGTTCCTGATCTTCAGCGACTACATGCGTCCGGCGGTCCGTCTCGCCGCGCTCATGGGCGCCCCGGCGATCTACGTCTGGACCCACGACTCCGTCGCCCTCGGTGAGGACGGCCCGACGCACCAGCCGATCGAGCAGGTCTCGTCGCTCCGTGCGATCCCGGGTCTCGACGTGGTCCGCCCCGCCGACGCCAACGAGGTCGCGTACGCCTGGCTCGAGATGCTCAAGCACACCGACCGCCCGGCCGGCATCGCGCTGAGCCGTCAGAACCTGCCGGTGTTCGAGCGTGGCGAGGGCGACGCCTCCGGTGAGGTCTTCGCCTCGGCGAAGAACGTCGCCAAGGGTGCGTACATCCTGGCCGAGGCGCCGAACGGCACCCCGGACGTGATCCTCATCGCGACCGGTTCCGAGGTCCAGATCGCCGTCGAGGCACGCGAGCAGCTCAAGGCCGAGGGCATCAACGCCCGCGTCGTGAGCGCACCGTCCATCGAGTGGTTCCGCGCCCAGTCCGAGAACTACCAGGACCAGGTGCTCCCGAAGGACGTCACCGCTCGCGTGTCGGTCGAGGCCGGCATCGCCATGAGCTGGCGCGACATCGTCGGCGACAAGGGCCGCAGCGTCTCGATCGAGCACTTCGGTGCCTCGGCCGACTACCAGACGCTCTTCAAGGAGTTCGGCTTCACGACGGAACACGTCGTGGCCGCCGCGAAGGAATCCATCGCGGCTTCCTGA
- the tal gene encoding transaldolase, which produces MAENTPTAALSAVGVSIWLDDLSRELLETGKLTELIEQKNVVGVTTNPTIFASALAKGERYDAQVKELAAAGTELTDAIFEITTQDVANASDLFKPIYDETKGFDGRVSIEVEPGLAHETAKTIEQAKFLFEKVGRENVLIKIPATVEGLEAITEVIGAGISVNVTLIFSLERYRAVIDAYLGGLEKAKAAGHDLSKIHSVASFFVSRVDSEIDKRLDAVGTDEAKALKSKAGIANAQLAYQVWTEAFASERALGLLEAGANTQRPLWASTGVKDPSLPDTLYVTELAAPNTVNTMPGKTLDATFDHGEIHGDAIAGTFDAAQQVLDQLAAQGIDYDDVVALLEKEGVDKFNVSWGELVDTVKTALEGAK; this is translated from the coding sequence ATGGCTGAGAACACCCCCACTGCCGCCCTCTCCGCGGTCGGCGTGAGCATCTGGCTCGACGACCTGTCCCGCGAGCTCCTCGAGACCGGCAAGCTCACCGAGCTCATCGAGCAGAAGAACGTCGTCGGCGTCACCACGAACCCGACCATCTTCGCGTCGGCCCTCGCCAAGGGCGAGCGCTACGACGCACAGGTCAAGGAGCTGGCCGCCGCCGGCACCGAGCTCACCGACGCGATCTTCGAGATCACGACGCAGGACGTCGCCAACGCGTCCGACCTGTTCAAGCCGATCTACGACGAGACCAAGGGCTTCGACGGCCGCGTCTCGATCGAGGTCGAGCCGGGTCTCGCCCACGAGACCGCCAAGACCATCGAGCAGGCCAAGTTCCTGTTCGAGAAGGTCGGTCGCGAGAACGTCCTCATCAAGATCCCCGCAACGGTCGAAGGCCTCGAGGCCATCACCGAGGTCATCGGCGCGGGCATCTCGGTGAACGTCACCCTGATCTTCTCGCTCGAGCGCTACCGCGCCGTCATCGACGCCTACCTCGGTGGGCTCGAGAAGGCCAAGGCCGCCGGCCACGACCTGTCGAAGATCCACTCGGTCGCCTCGTTCTTCGTGTCGCGCGTCGACTCCGAGATCGACAAGCGCCTGGACGCCGTCGGCACCGACGAGGCCAAGGCCCTGAAGTCGAAGGCCGGCATCGCCAACGCGCAGCTCGCCTACCAGGTCTGGACCGAGGCGTTCGCCTCCGAGCGCGCCCTCGGCCTGCTCGAGGCCGGTGCGAACACGCAGCGTCCGCTCTGGGCCTCGACCGGCGTCAAGGACCCGTCGCTGCCCGACACGCTCTACGTGACCGAGCTCGCCGCTCCGAACACCGTGAACACGATGCCGGGCAAGACGCTCGACGCCACGTTCGACCACGGTGAGATCCACGGCGACGCCATCGCCGGCACCTTCGACGCCGCGCAGCAGGTCCTCGACCAGCTCGCCGCGCAGGGCATCGACTACGACGACGTCGTGGCGCTGCTCGAGAAGGAGGGCGTGGACAAGTTCAACGTCTCGTGGGGCGAGCTCGTCGACACCGTGAAGACCGCGCTCGAGGGCGCCAAGTAG
- a CDS encoding glucose-6-phosphate isomerase, which yields MTVSIAASGDAARAIDSVVPRLVADLVASGITAQDPELWGPDAEAEASERLGWVEAVSVSRPLVAQITALRESLRAEGVDHVVLAGMGGSSLAPEVITRTAGVPLTVLDSTDPAQVRAAVTTDLERTVLVVSSKSGSTLETDSQRRVYEQAFRDAGIDPTGRIVVVTDPGSALEAAAIDAGYRVFTADPTVGGRYSALTAFGLVPSGLAGADIAELLDEADAISALLSVDLDENPGLVLGAVLAGTDPLRDKIAIVPDGTHIVGFGDWVEQLIAESTGKSGRGLLPVVLHADSPEVSAALPDVQVIRLVGSREDERHVAEGEVEITGTLGGQILVWEYAVAVAGRLLGIDPFDQPDVEAAKVATRALLDDRPAPAEPAFTEDGIAVSATPGLPVGTTLAEAVTGLLSELDATGYVAVQAYVDRTTNRDLETLRDALAARTRRPVTFGYGPRFLHSTGQYHKGGPATGVFLQIVADEPDDLAIPGRPFTFGQLLQAQAAGDASVLAQHGRPVLTLTTSDVRAATAAIASAVSH from the coding sequence GTGACGGTTTCCATCGCTGCCAGCGGCGATGCCGCGCGGGCCATCGACTCGGTGGTCCCGCGGCTCGTCGCTGACCTGGTGGCCTCGGGCATCACCGCCCAGGACCCCGAGCTGTGGGGACCGGACGCAGAGGCCGAGGCGTCCGAGCGCCTCGGCTGGGTGGAGGCCGTCTCGGTCTCCCGCCCCCTCGTCGCCCAGATCACCGCGCTGCGCGAGTCGCTCCGTGCCGAAGGGGTCGACCACGTCGTCCTCGCCGGCATGGGCGGCTCGTCGCTCGCGCCGGAGGTCATCACGCGCACCGCCGGCGTCCCGCTGACGGTGCTCGACTCGACCGACCCCGCGCAGGTCCGCGCCGCCGTCACGACGGACCTCGAGCGCACCGTGCTCGTCGTCTCGTCGAAGTCCGGCTCCACGCTCGAGACCGACTCCCAACGCCGCGTCTACGAGCAGGCGTTCCGTGACGCGGGCATCGACCCCACCGGCCGCATCGTCGTCGTCACCGACCCGGGCTCTGCGCTCGAGGCCGCCGCGATCGACGCCGGCTACCGGGTCTTCACCGCCGACCCGACCGTCGGCGGCCGCTACTCGGCCCTCACCGCATTCGGGCTGGTGCCCTCCGGTCTCGCCGGAGCGGACATCGCCGAGCTGCTGGACGAGGCCGACGCGATCTCCGCGCTGCTGTCGGTCGACCTCGACGAGAACCCCGGGCTCGTGCTCGGTGCGGTCCTCGCCGGCACCGACCCGCTGCGCGACAAGATCGCCATCGTCCCGGACGGCACCCACATCGTCGGGTTCGGCGACTGGGTGGAACAGCTGATCGCGGAGTCGACCGGCAAGAGCGGACGTGGCCTGCTGCCCGTCGTGCTACACGCCGACTCCCCCGAGGTCTCCGCAGCCCTGCCGGACGTCCAGGTCATCCGCCTCGTCGGTTCGCGCGAGGACGAGCGCCACGTCGCCGAGGGCGAGGTCGAGATCACCGGGACGCTCGGTGGTCAGATCCTCGTCTGGGAGTACGCCGTCGCGGTCGCCGGGCGTCTGCTCGGCATCGACCCGTTCGACCAGCCCGACGTCGAGGCCGCCAAGGTCGCGACCCGTGCGCTGCTCGACGACCGTCCCGCGCCTGCGGAACCCGCGTTCACCGAGGACGGCATCGCCGTCTCCGCGACGCCGGGACTGCCGGTCGGGACGACGCTCGCAGAAGCCGTGACGGGCCTCCTGTCCGAACTGGACGCCACCGGCTACGTGGCGGTGCAGGCGTACGTCGACCGCACCACGAACCGTGACCTCGAGACGCTCCGCGACGCCCTGGCGGCGCGCACGCGTCGGCCGGTCACCTTCGGGTACGGCCCGCGGTTCCTGCACTCGACCGGGCAGTACCACAAGGGCGGCCCCGCCACGGGAGTGTTCCTGCAGATCGTGGCGGACGAACCGGACGACCTGGCGATCCCGGGCCGGCCGTTCACGTTCGGCCAGCTCCTCCAGGCCCAGGCAGCCGGTGACGCGAGTGTCCTCGCGCAGCACGGCCGCCCGGTCCTCACCCTCACGACGTCGGACGTGCGCGCCGCCACCGCGGCCATCGCCTCCGCCGTCTCCCACTGA